One window from the genome of Erwinia sorbitola encodes:
- a CDS encoding alpha,alpha-phosphotrehalase has product MKTTPPWWQNGVIYQIYPKSFQDTTGSGTGDLPGVIARLDYLQQLGVDALWLTPFYLSPQVDNGYDVANYTAIDPQFGTLSDFDNLVAETHRRGMRIILDMVFNHTSTQHHWFHEALDPQSPYRSYYIWREGNPGQLPNNWLSKFGGSAWRWHPESNQYYMHLWAPEQAELNWENDNLRAELKQVVNFWADRGIDGLRLDVINLVSKQQDFADDPGGDGLRMYTDGPRIHEFMQEMSREVFAPRQLVTVGEMSSATLEHCQRYGALSGEELSMVFSFDHVEVDFYQGQKWTLTPLNLVALKAIFTHWQQGMHNQAWNALFWCNHDQPRVVSRWGDEVRYRVESAKLLALALHGMQGTPYIFQGEELGMTNPHFTRIIDYRDIESHNMYAELRSQGRDSDNLLAILASKSRDNGRTPMQWDSSDNGGFTEGTPWIGMSDNISTVNAAAALADPDSVFFCYQKLIALRKSYAILTEGDYLDLLPDHPHLWCYCRRISGETLVVATNFSGDTQVWHPPAYSGHWEVLISNYPDTHVTPGEVMLRPWEAVWWYQKVS; this is encoded by the coding sequence TTTTATCTCTCCCCGCAGGTAGATAACGGCTATGACGTAGCCAACTACACCGCCATTGATCCGCAGTTTGGCACCCTGAGTGATTTCGATAATCTCGTGGCGGAAACGCACCGGCGCGGAATGCGCATTATTCTCGATATGGTATTTAACCACACATCCACGCAGCATCACTGGTTTCATGAGGCGCTGGATCCGCAAAGCCCCTATCGCTCTTACTACATCTGGCGCGAGGGTAATCCCGGCCAGCTGCCGAACAACTGGCTTTCGAAGTTTGGCGGTAGCGCATGGCGCTGGCATCCGGAGAGCAACCAGTACTATATGCACCTCTGGGCACCGGAGCAGGCGGAGCTGAACTGGGAAAATGATAATCTGCGCGCCGAATTAAAGCAGGTGGTCAATTTCTGGGCCGATCGCGGTATCGACGGGCTGCGGCTCGATGTGATTAATCTGGTCTCCAAGCAGCAGGATTTTGCTGACGATCCCGGAGGAGATGGTCTGCGGATGTATACCGACGGGCCGCGTATTCATGAGTTTATGCAGGAGATGAGCCGCGAAGTGTTCGCCCCGCGTCAGCTGGTGACCGTGGGCGAGATGTCCTCTGCCACGCTGGAACACTGCCAGCGTTACGGTGCGCTGAGTGGCGAAGAGCTGTCGATGGTTTTCAGCTTCGATCATGTAGAAGTGGATTTTTATCAGGGTCAGAAGTGGACGCTGACGCCGCTTAATCTGGTCGCGCTGAAGGCGATTTTTACCCACTGGCAGCAGGGAATGCACAATCAGGCGTGGAACGCGCTGTTCTGGTGTAACCACGATCAGCCGAGGGTGGTGTCACGCTGGGGCGATGAGGTGAGGTATCGCGTGGAGTCGGCCAAGCTGCTGGCGCTGGCGCTGCACGGCATGCAGGGCACGCCCTATATTTTTCAGGGAGAAGAGCTGGGGATGACCAACCCGCACTTCACGCGCATCATCGATTATCGCGATATTGAAAGCCACAATATGTACGCCGAACTGCGCTCTCAGGGGCGCGACAGCGATAACCTGCTGGCTATTCTTGCCAGCAAATCACGCGATAACGGCCGTACTCCAATGCAGTGGGACAGCAGTGATAACGGCGGGTTTACCGAAGGTACCCCGTGGATTGGCATGAGCGACAATATCAGCACGGTAAACGCCGCCGCTGCGCTGGCCGATCCGGACTCGGTATTTTTCTGTTATCAGAAGCTTATTGCCCTGCGCAAAAGCTACGCTATTTTAACCGAGGGGGATTACCTCGACCTGCTGCCCGATCATCCCCACCTGTGGTGCTACTGCCGTCGGATAAGCGGGGAAACGCTGGTTGTGGCGACCAATTTCAGCGGGGATACCCAGGTGTGGCATCCGCCAGCCTATAGCGGCCACTGGGAGGTGCTTATCAGCAACTACCCGGATACCCATGTGACTCCCGGTGAAGTGATGCTGCGCCCGTGGGAAGCAGTGTGGTGGTATCAGAAAGTATCTTAG
- a CDS encoding DEAD/DEAH box helicase, whose protein sequence is MSSVAYNEKQVIRWLGARTVARARDLVASVQNLQWQNTLLTGEVPGRKAEPFSVIVHFSRPQGKLLASGECSCAVKNNCKHVAALMLSNLQPRQPKAAAVLKTIHAEPVPVLQLQSRAKFISGYGHYGHRQKRLDFASVSFDYAGVSVDAGSRAESFTDRAGLRYYVERQVKEEQSWLAEIRTAGLNAIPSGHIYTPVPLPPAIFAPESPALWRHFIKKELPALRKRGWRISMDDEFTWNVSEVDAIEGRAVQGDDGWFDLELAMKIGRRRVRLEPLLAKLFERDRRWMSGNLSLIADDEQIELRDEKNQRMIFRAAQLKPLVGNLIDLFDNPQPQPLRLAAWDIGRLSQPGEERSRWIFDGDNAVHQLAERLNGQSGVQAIDPPAGLNATLRDYQQQGVNWMQFLRQHQLAGVLADDMGLGKTIQTLAHLLLEKEAGRLDRPALIVVPTTLVHNWCCEARRFTPDLRVLALTGPQRKEFYDQMEQYDVVITTYSLLWRDQPQLVAQYYHLLILDEAQYVKNSASRAASVIRTLKTRHRLCLTGTPLENHLGELWSQFDFLLPGFLGSERDFTRDWRVPVERNGDRVRRELLAKRVRPFMLRRRKQEVAKELPPKNTIVRSVPLDGAQRDLYDQVRTAMQDRVQLAMQQQGPGRSHLLVLDALLKLRQICCDPRLMSDPRAERVKNSAKLALLREMLHDLLAEDRRILIFSQFTTMLGIIAEELQKARIPYVMLTGSTRDRTEPVRRFQQGEVPVFLISLKAGGVGLNLTAADTVIHYDPWWNPAAENQATDRAYRLGQDKPVFVYKLIAADTIEEKIVAMQQQKAELAGEILDDELSEPASFTQDDLTALFS, encoded by the coding sequence GTGCACTTCAGCCGGCCGCAGGGGAAGCTGCTTGCCAGCGGCGAGTGCAGCTGCGCGGTGAAAAATAACTGCAAGCATGTTGCGGCGCTGATGCTGTCAAACCTGCAACCGCGTCAGCCCAAAGCAGCGGCAGTGCTGAAAACGATTCATGCAGAACCGGTTCCGGTGCTGCAACTGCAATCGCGGGCAAAATTTATCAGCGGCTATGGTCACTATGGCCATCGCCAGAAGCGCCTCGATTTTGCCTCGGTCAGCTTTGATTACGCCGGGGTAAGTGTCGATGCAGGCAGCCGCGCAGAGAGCTTCACCGATCGCGCAGGTTTGCGCTATTACGTTGAGCGTCAGGTAAAAGAGGAACAGTCCTGGCTGGCAGAGATCCGCACCGCCGGGCTGAATGCTATTCCCTCCGGACATATCTATACGCCAGTTCCGCTGCCCCCGGCGATCTTCGCTCCGGAATCACCGGCACTGTGGCGACACTTTATTAAAAAAGAGCTTCCGGCGCTGCGAAAGCGTGGCTGGCGCATCAGCATGGATGATGAATTTACCTGGAATGTCTCCGAGGTTGATGCGATAGAAGGGCGTGCGGTACAGGGCGACGATGGCTGGTTCGATCTGGAACTGGCGATGAAAATTGGCCGCCGTCGCGTACGGCTGGAGCCGCTGCTGGCGAAACTGTTTGAGCGCGATCGCCGCTGGATGTCGGGTAATCTCAGCCTGATTGCCGACGATGAACAGATTGAGCTACGCGATGAGAAGAATCAGCGCATGATATTCCGCGCGGCCCAGCTTAAACCGCTGGTGGGTAATCTGATCGACCTTTTTGACAATCCTCAACCGCAGCCGCTGCGGCTGGCCGCCTGGGATATCGGGCGTCTCAGCCAGCCCGGCGAAGAGCGCAGCCGCTGGATATTTGATGGCGATAATGCGGTACATCAGCTGGCAGAACGGCTAAACGGCCAGAGCGGAGTGCAGGCTATTGACCCTCCTGCGGGCCTGAATGCCACCCTGCGCGATTACCAACAGCAGGGCGTTAACTGGATGCAGTTCCTGCGTCAGCATCAGCTGGCAGGGGTGCTGGCGGATGATATGGGATTAGGTAAAACCATTCAGACGCTGGCTCATCTGCTGCTGGAAAAGGAAGCCGGACGTCTTGACCGGCCAGCTCTGATTGTGGTGCCGACCACGCTGGTACATAACTGGTGCTGTGAGGCGCGGCGTTTTACGCCTGACCTGCGGGTGCTGGCTCTGACCGGGCCGCAGCGCAAAGAATTTTACGACCAGATGGAGCAGTATGATGTGGTAATCACCACTTATTCGCTGCTCTGGCGCGATCAGCCGCAGCTGGTGGCGCAATACTATCATCTGCTGATCCTCGATGAAGCGCAGTATGTTAAGAACAGCGCCTCTCGCGCCGCCTCGGTTATTCGCACGCTGAAAACCCGGCACCGCCTGTGCCTGACCGGGACGCCGCTGGAAAATCACCTCGGAGAGCTGTGGTCGCAGTTTGATTTTCTGCTGCCGGGCTTCCTTGGCAGCGAACGTGACTTCACCCGGGACTGGCGCGTACCGGTGGAGCGCAACGGTGACAGAGTCCGGCGCGAGCTGCTGGCGAAACGCGTGCGGCCGTTTATGCTGCGCCGTCGCAAGCAGGAGGTGGCAAAGGAGCTACCGCCGAAAAACACCATTGTGCGCAGCGTACCGCTGGACGGAGCACAGCGTGACCTGTATGACCAGGTGCGTACCGCGATGCAGGATCGCGTACAGCTGGCGATGCAGCAACAGGGGCCGGGGCGCAGTCATCTGCTGGTGCTGGATGCGCTGTTGAAACTGCGCCAGATCTGCTGCGATCCGCGCCTGATGTCCGATCCACGCGCCGAGCGGGTGAAAAACTCCGCCAAGCTGGCGCTGCTGCGCGAGATGCTGCACGACCTGCTGGCGGAAGATCGGCGCATCCTGATTTTCTCACAGTTCACCACGATGCTCGGCATCATCGCTGAAGAGTTACAGAAAGCGCGAATTCCCTACGTTATGCTGACCGGCAGTACGCGGGATCGTACCGAACCGGTGCGGCGTTTCCAGCAAGGGGAAGTGCCTGTTTTTCTTATCAGCCTGAAAGCGGGCGGTGTCGGGCTGAACCTGACGGCGGCAGACACCGTGATCCACTACGATCCCTGGTGGAACCCGGCGGCAGAAAATCAGGCCACCGATCGTGCCTACCGCTTAGGCCAGGACAAACCGGTGTTCGTTTATAAGCTGATCGCGGCTGATACTATCGAAGAGAAGATCGTCGCCATGCAGCAGCAAAAAGCTGAACTGGCAGGAGAGATCCTCGATGACGAACTGAGCGAACCCGCCAGCTTCACCCAGGACGATCTCACCGCGCTGTTCAGCTAA